In Buchnera aphidicola (Chaitophorus populicola), a single window of DNA contains:
- the dnaX gene encoding DNA polymerase III subunit gamma/tau: protein MKYQVLARKWRPKNFKEVIGQKYIIKAIINSLKLNRIHHAWILYGTRGIGKTTIARILAKCLNCEKKITILPCQKCHSCVEIDKNFNPDLIEIDAASKTKVEDIKELLENAKYPPIKERFKIYLIDEIHMLSRYSFNALLKTLEEPPAHVKFILATTNIEKLPKTIISRCIRLNLKTIKKKNIIKKIKYILTNEKISFEDKTLELIATAADGSMRDALSLIEQTISIGNGKIKISNVQKMLGTFKYENFIYLLKSLFNKDVKKIINFTQKILSLDVEPEKILIEILRLLHYIYIKKISSLKWTSNTYNIEQKKILNNISKNNTFSQIKNYYSIILNGRKNIKYAPSKKLGMELTLLQVLDSK, encoded by the coding sequence ATGAAATATCAAGTTTTAGCACGTAAATGGAGGCCTAAAAACTTTAAAGAAGTTATAGGTCAAAAATATATTATTAAAGCAATTATTAATAGCTTAAAATTAAATAGAATACATCATGCATGGATTTTATATGGAACTCGAGGAATAGGAAAAACTACTATTGCAAGAATTTTAGCAAAATGTTTAAATTGTGAAAAAAAAATTACTATATTACCATGCCAAAAATGTCATTCTTGTGTAGAAATTGATAAAAATTTTAATCCTGATTTAATTGAAATTGATGCGGCATCTAAAACAAAAGTAGAGGATATTAAAGAACTCTTAGAAAATGCAAAATACCCACCTATTAAAGAAAGATTTAAAATTTATTTAATAGACGAAATACATATGCTTTCTAGATATAGTTTCAATGCTCTTTTAAAAACATTAGAAGAACCTCCCGCACATGTAAAATTTATTTTAGCAACTACAAATATTGAAAAATTACCTAAAACTATTATCTCTAGATGCATTAGATTAAACTTGAAAACAATAAAAAAAAAAAATATTATTAAAAAAATTAAATACATTTTAACAAATGAAAAAATATCTTTTGAAGATAAAACATTAGAATTAATTGCAACAGCTGCTGATGGAAGTATGAGAGATGCATTAAGTTTAATAGAACAAACTATTTCTATAGGAAATGGGAAAATTAAAATTTCTAATGTACAAAAAATGTTGGGAACATTTAAATATGAAAATTTTATTTATTTATTAAAATCCTTGTTTAATAAGGATGTTAAAAAAATTATAAATTTTACACAAAAAATTTTATCTTTAGATGTAGAACCTGAAAAAATATTAATTGAAATTTTAAGATTATTGCATTATATATATATTAAAAAAATTTCTTCATTAAAATGGACATCTAATACATATAATATCGAACAAAAAAAAATTTTAAATAATATATCTAAAAATAATACATTTTCTCAAATTAAAAATTATTATTCTATAATTCTTAATGGAAGAAAAAATATAAAATATGCACCTTCTAAAAAATTAGGAATGGAATTAACTTTACTCCAAGTTCTCGATTCTAAATAA
- a CDS encoding SmdB family multidrug efflux ABC transporter permease/ATP-binding protein: protein MKYWPTLKRLATYGKPFKKLLFFGVCLLLSAALSEVLGPILISNFIKNILEKHEFSTMIVISNIIGFITLQITSVILYYSQNIIFNKISIKIIQNLRYDIMKSTLTLPIKIYDNQPIGHIISKITNDTESIRELYDTILGSVVNSSVLVFIVLIAMFILSWKMALIAIILIPIVIFIIFTYQYYSVPLLRKTRYYLSKIYHEFNEIVNGIKVIKQFKQEKQFRKNIIKTSYMHYKFKMKVLKLEGILLRPLLSLLSSMILCGIIFLCIISDINTFKVGVLYAFISYLSRLNEPLISVASQQPLLQKAIVAGERIFELMDIPQQKYGNIEKKINNGKICIKKIFFKYKKNEDYILSNININIKPNKFIAFVGKTGSGKSTLANLLMGYYKINKGYIYLDGYKIEDLSHYSLRNSIGLIQQEPMILPVSILENITLGKKVSINKIEKIIKLVYLDELISSLPNGIYTNLSEQGNNLSVGQKQLISIARALIRNPKILVLDEATANIDSYTEKLIQKSLLKIKKNTTLIMIAHRLSTVVQADHIIVLNKGKIIEKGTHQQLMNMKNQYYSMYKSQLFKSA, encoded by the coding sequence ATGAAATATTGGCCTACTCTTAAAAGATTAGCAACATATGGAAAACCTTTTAAAAAATTACTATTCTTTGGAGTATGTTTACTTTTATCAGCAGCTTTATCTGAAGTATTAGGTCCTATATTAATTAGTAATTTTATTAAGAATATATTAGAAAAACATGAATTTTCAACAATGATTGTCATATCTAATATCATTGGATTTATTACTTTACAAATAACATCAGTAATTTTATATTATTCTCAAAATATTATATTTAATAAAATATCTATTAAAATTATTCAAAATCTTCGATATGATATTATGAAATCTACTTTAACTCTACCAATTAAAATATATGACAATCAACCTATTGGCCACATCATATCAAAAATTACAAATGATACTGAATCTATACGTGAACTATACGATACTATATTAGGTTCAGTGGTAAACAGCTCTGTATTAGTTTTTATAGTTTTAATAGCGATGTTTATATTATCTTGGAAAATGGCTCTTATTGCAATAATATTAATACCTATTGTAATATTTATAATATTTACTTATCAATACTATAGTGTACCTTTATTAAGAAAAACTAGATATTATTTGTCAAAAATTTATCATGAATTTAATGAAATTGTAAATGGAATTAAAGTAATTAAACAATTTAAACAAGAAAAACAATTTAGAAAAAATATTATTAAAACAAGCTATATGCATTATAAATTTAAAATGAAAGTATTAAAATTAGAAGGAATTTTATTAAGACCATTATTAAGTTTACTTTCATCTATGATATTATGTGGAATTATATTTTTATGCATTATATCTGATATTAATACATTTAAAGTAGGTGTTTTATATGCTTTTATTAGTTATTTATCTCGATTAAATGAACCATTAATTTCTGTTGCTAGTCAACAACCTTTATTGCAAAAAGCTATCGTCGCTGGAGAAAGAATTTTTGAATTAATGGATATTCCACAACAAAAATATGGTAATATTGAAAAAAAAATCAATAATGGAAAAATTTGTATAAAAAAAATATTTTTTAAATATAAAAAAAATGAAGATTATATCTTATCTAATATAAATATTAACATTAAACCAAATAAATTTATTGCTTTTGTTGGAAAAACAGGAAGCGGAAAAAGTACTTTAGCTAATTTGTTAATGGGGTATTATAAAATTAATAAAGGATATATTTATTTAGATGGATATAAAATAGAAGATTTAAGTCATTATTCTTTAAGAAATTCTATTGGATTAATACAACAAGAACCTATGATATTACCTGTAAGTATATTAGAAAATATTACTTTAGGTAAAAAAGTTTCAATTAATAAAATTGAAAAAATAATTAAACTTGTATATTTAGACGAATTAATATCATCTTTACCAAACGGTATATATACTAATTTAAGTGAACAAGGAAATAATTTATCAGTAGGTCAAAAACAATTAATTTCTATTGCTAGAGCATTAATACGAAATCCAAAAATATTAGTTTTAGATGAAGCTACAGCAAATATTGATTCTTATACAGAGAAATTAATTCAAAAATCTTTATTAAAAATTAAAAAAAATACCACATTAATTATGATTGCTCATAGATTGTCAACCGTTGTACAAGCAGATCATATAATTGTTTTAAATAAAGGGAAAATAATTGAAAAAGGAACGCATCAACAATTAATGAATATGAAAAATCAATATTATTCTATGTACAAATCTCAATTATTTAAATCAGCATAA
- a CDS encoding SurA N-terminal domain-containing protein: MNFKDIKWFKNFILSIIIITLLTSIFIVNLKNYYKNNFYNNNKLWLIKVNNQIIEINQIQKIFEYKMLLLEKKSINKTYDLLTNKIYIKNLYKKILSNLINKCLIKNYIEKNNIKNNKKNIKNLIMKMDIFQKNKKFNSNLYYQFLKKNNIDENEYLKIIGNKITEKFLFNDMINSNNLFKNEKIFLNKLNQERILCKKYTINFKTIYSQQTCTDAEISNFYNTYKKNFINKKKFKIKFFKIIPFLKLNQKIKKSDILKEFKKNKKKYSTNQIKKISFMICNTKKEARKKIQKFQNNKEIKFKCKKIFIDNYNSIKNFNLNWINKKKFIKIIKKIHLHNIHEISKIIKFKNKFLIFKLDNIYKFQDKNIDKIKNFIKKKIKKKIKKNNYQQLITKINLISINNNKYFHLLENIIHKKPKKTNWFTTDSIPKDIKCHNIKNFFKHQKKLIIHNKKKFVNYRFFNKDKNIFIKIIDLHKNTIQPLLEVKNKISNLIKLNKSKIQAFKKIKEITKNLNQKSRNNLIQKNILFNKKKYFIQNKNKYSLMLINKFNKNFVHNKPLYINLTNYKNKWIILKFYKKYFIKINHNEKNKNYLRYKIKNQKLLIKLILESLRSQAQIQYNINTY, translated from the coding sequence ATGAATTTTAAAGATATTAAATGGTTTAAAAATTTTATTTTAAGTATAATTATAATAACTTTATTAACATCTATATTTATAGTAAATTTAAAAAATTATTATAAAAACAATTTTTATAATAATAATAAATTATGGTTAATTAAAGTTAATAATCAAATAATTGAAATAAATCAAATCCAAAAAATATTTGAATATAAAATGTTGTTATTAGAAAAAAAATCTATTAATAAAACATATGATTTATTAACAAATAAAATATATATAAAAAATTTATATAAAAAAATTTTATCGAATTTAATTAATAAATGTTTAATAAAAAATTATATTGAAAAAAATAACATTAAAAACAATAAAAAAAATATTAAAAATTTAATTATGAAAATGGATATTTTTCAAAAAAATAAAAAATTTAATTCAAATTTATATTATCAATTTTTAAAAAAAAATAATATTGATGAAAATGAATATTTAAAAATTATAGGTAATAAGATTACAGAAAAATTTCTTTTTAATGACATGATAAATTCAAATAATCTATTTAAAAATGAAAAAATATTTTTAAATAAATTAAATCAAGAAAGAATATTATGTAAAAAATATACTATAAATTTTAAAACAATTTATTCGCAACAAACATGTACCGATGCAGAAATCAGTAATTTTTATAATACATATAAAAAAAATTTTATTAACAAAAAAAAATTTAAAATAAAATTTTTTAAAATTATTCCATTTTTAAAATTAAACCAAAAAATTAAAAAATCAGATATCTTAAAAGAATTTAAAAAAAATAAAAAAAAGTATTCTACAAATCAAATAAAAAAAATTAGTTTTATGATATGTAATACTAAAAAAGAAGCAAGAAAAAAAATTCAAAAGTTTCAAAACAATAAAGAAATAAAATTTAAATGTAAAAAAATTTTTATTGATAACTATAATTCTATAAAAAATTTTAATTTAAATTGGATTAACAAGAAAAAATTTATAAAAATTATAAAAAAAATACATTTGCATAATATTCATGAAATATCAAAAATTATTAAATTCAAAAATAAATTTTTAATATTTAAATTAGATAACATTTATAAATTTCAAGATAAAAATATTGATAAAATAAAAAATTTTATCAAAAAAAAAATAAAAAAAAAAATAAAAAAAAATAATTATCAACAGTTAATTACAAAAATTAATTTAATTTCTATTAATAATAATAAATATTTTCATTTATTAGAAAACATAATACATAAAAAACCTAAAAAAACGAATTGGTTTACAACAGATTCTATTCCCAAAGATATCAAATGTCATAATATTAAAAATTTTTTTAAACATCAAAAAAAATTAATTATACACAATAAAAAAAAATTTGTTAATTACAGATTTTTTAATAAAGATAAAAATATATTTATAAAAATTATAGATTTACATAAAAATACTATACAGCCTTTATTAGAAGTAAAAAATAAAATTTCTAATTTAATCAAATTAAATAAATCTAAAATACAAGCATTTAAAAAAATTAAAGAAATTACAAAAAATCTAAATCAAAAATCACGTAATAATCTTATTCAAAAAAATATTTTATTTAATAAAAAAAAATATTTTATTCAAAATAAAAATAAATATTCTTTAATGTTAATTAATAAATTTAATAAAAATTTTGTACATAACAAACCTTTGTATATAAATTTAACAAACTATAAAAATAAATGGATAATATTAAAATTCTATAAAAAATATTTTATTAAAATAAATCATAATGAAAAAAACAAAAATTACCTTAGATATAAAATAAAAAATCAAAAATTATTAATAAAATTAATATTGGAATCTTTACGTTCTCAAGCTCAAATACAATACAATATAAATACATATTAA
- a CDS encoding YbaB/EbfC family nucleoid-associated protein, which translates to MFKKNQFGNLMQKAQKMQENMKKIQKKMKSIIVKGESGAGLVKITLNGEHHCKTVEIDPSLFKEDEKEVIEDLIIAAFNDASRKIKEEQKKKMTELSGIIPFANNLNFPI; encoded by the coding sequence ATGTTTAAAAAAAATCAATTCGGAAACTTAATGCAAAAAGCACAAAAAATGCAAGAAAATATGAAAAAAATTCAAAAAAAAATGAAATCTATTATAGTTAAAGGAGAATCTGGAGCTGGATTAGTTAAAATTACATTAAATGGAGAACATCATTGTAAAACAGTTGAAATTGATCCTTCTTTATTTAAAGAGGATGAAAAAGAAGTTATAGAAGATTTAATTATTGCTGCTTTTAATGACGCATCAAGAAAAATTAAAGAAGAACAAAAAAAGAAAATGACAGAATTATCTGGAATTATTCCCTTTGCAAATAATCTAAACTTTCCAATATAA
- a CDS encoding DUF493 family protein → MYKKLKKILKFPMYFTFKIICLNKKNLEKEIFNIFKKKKIMIQKKNIYYSKKKKYISFSLTIYAEKFKYIKYIYKKVGILKFVKMVL, encoded by the coding sequence ATGTATAAAAAATTAAAAAAAATTTTAAAATTTCCTATGTATTTTACTTTTAAAATTATATGTCTAAATAAAAAAAATCTTGAAAAAGAAATTTTTAATATTTTTAAAAAAAAAAAAATAATGATACAAAAAAAAAATATATATTATAGTAAAAAAAAAAAATATATATCTTTTTCTCTTACTATATATGCAGAGAAATTTAAATATATTAAATATATTTATAAAAAAGTTGGAATATTAAAATTCGTAAAAATGGTTTTATAG
- the adk gene encoding adenylate kinase, whose amino-acid sequence MKIILIGYPCSGKGTQAKFISNKYKIPKISTGDLLRSIILKKTTKDTLEIKKKIDSGQLIPDNIIISIIQKRISKKDCLNGYILDGFPRTINQAKIMEKNNLKIDYVIELLIPKKSVLKRMLGRQIHEKSGRVYHKIYNPPKQKNKDDITGEKLVTRKDDTKQIIQKRLNEYDFFKKKIINYYKSKHKLNKLKFIKINAKKKLFIIQKKIIKFLKK is encoded by the coding sequence ATGAAAATTATTTTAATTGGTTATCCATGTTCAGGAAAAGGAACTCAAGCAAAATTTATTTCAAATAAATATAAAATTCCTAAAATTTCTACAGGAGATTTACTAAGATCAATTATTTTAAAAAAAACGACTAAAGACACTTTAGAAATTAAAAAAAAAATTGATTCAGGTCAATTAATTCCAGATAATATAATAATATCTATAATTCAAAAAAGAATATCTAAAAAAGATTGTTTAAATGGATATATTTTAGATGGATTTCCTAGAACTATAAACCAAGCAAAAATAATGGAAAAAAATAATTTAAAAATAGATTATGTAATTGAATTACTAATTCCTAAAAAAAGTGTTTTAAAAAGAATGTTAGGTCGACAAATACATGAAAAATCAGGACGTGTATATCATAAAATATACAATCCCCCGAAACAAAAAAATAAAGATGATATTACCGGAGAAAAATTAGTGACAAGAAAAGATGATACAAAACAAATAATTCAAAAAAGATTAAATGAATATGATTTTTTTAAAAAAAAAATTATAAATTACTATAAAAGCAAACATAAATTAAATAAATTAAAATTTATTAAAATAAATGCAAAAAAAAAATTATTTATAATACAAAAAAAGATAATAAAATTTTTAAAAAAATAA
- the folD gene encoding bifunctional methylenetetrahydrofolate dehydrogenase/methenyltetrahydrofolate cyclohydrolase FolD, protein MIAKIINGTKIALKIQNKIKKKIHKRKKNGLFQPGLAVVFVGNNISSKIYVKNKKIACKKVGIISKICRLSISVTEKKIIHTIKNFNSDPTIHGILIQLPLPKKFDTQKILRKISYKKDVDGFHPFNIGLLCQRNPRLRACTPLGIMNLLKSYQIKIKGLNALIIGASNIVGRPMMLELLLAGCTTTIAHKFTKNLNQYVKNADLIVIAIGKPNFLHGKWIKKGAIIIDVGINRLKNGQIVGDADFNSNYLRASYITPVPGGVGPMTVTSLLQNTLYICENYYDKKF, encoded by the coding sequence ATGATTGCAAAAATAATTAATGGAACTAAAATAGCACTAAAAATTCAAAACAAAATAAAAAAAAAAATACATAAAAGAAAAAAAAATGGTTTATTTCAACCAGGATTAGCAGTAGTATTTGTAGGAAATAACATATCTTCAAAAATTTATGTTAAGAATAAAAAAATTGCTTGTAAAAAAGTTGGCATCATATCTAAAATATGTCGTTTATCTATATCTGTTACAGAAAAAAAAATTATTCATACTATTAAAAATTTTAACTCAGATCCTACAATACATGGAATTTTAATACAATTACCTTTACCAAAAAAATTTGATACACAAAAAATATTAAGAAAAATTTCATATAAAAAAGATGTAGATGGATTTCATCCTTTTAACATAGGATTATTATGTCAAAGAAATCCACGTTTAAGAGCATGTACTCCTTTAGGAATTATGAATCTCTTAAAATCATATCAAATAAAAATAAAAGGATTAAACGCATTAATTATTGGAGCATCTAACATTGTTGGAAGACCTATGATGTTAGAATTATTATTAGCTGGTTGCACGACAACTATCGCGCATAAATTTACTAAAAATTTAAATCAATATGTAAAAAATGCAGATTTAATAGTAATTGCTATTGGTAAACCAAATTTTTTACATGGAAAATGGATTAAAAAAGGAGCAATTATTATAGATGTTGGTATTAATAGATTAAAAAATGGGCAAATAGTTGGAGATGCTGATTTTAATTCAAATTATCTTAGAGCATCATATATTACTCCTGTACCAGGAGGAGTTGGACCAATGACAGTAACAAGTTTACTTCAAAATACTTTATATATCTGTGAAAATTATTATGACAAAAAATTTTAA
- the cspE gene encoding transcription antiterminator/RNA stability regulator CspE, which produces MSKIKGNVKWFNEAKGFGFITPEDGSKDVFVHFSAIQSDGFKTLAEGQSVEFEITEGEKGPSAINVTGL; this is translated from the coding sequence ATGTCAAAGATTAAAGGTAATGTTAAATGGTTTAATGAAGCAAAAGGTTTTGGATTTATTACTCCTGAAGATGGAAGTAAAGATGTTTTTGTGCATTTTTCAGCTATTCAAAGTGATGGATTTAAAACTTTAGCAGAAGGACAAAGTGTGGAGTTCGAAATTACAGAAGGAGAGAAAGGTCCGTCTGCAATTAACGTTACCGGTTTATAA
- the cysS gene encoding cysteine--tRNA ligase produces the protein MLKIFNTLTRKKEIFKSICQKKISMYICGVTVYKDCHIGHARTFMFFDVVNRYFINLGYSVKYVRNITDIDDKIIQKTYSNKKNFISFTKNIIDRMHIDLKSLNILKPSFEPCVTSHITDIIDFIHTLLINKHAYVDQNGDILFSIKSYKKYGQLLNKKNDLNIFKDNKNIYKNDFVLWKKSKNNEIFWNSPWGNGRPGWHIECSAINNVYFKNKLDIHGGGNDLIFPHHENERAQSECFYKKKFVNYWMHTGMVILKNQKMSKSIGNTFLIKDLINKFNPDVIRYYFLSTQYKHPIYYNIKNLIEINKILKKWYFCIDLSNHKNFNFSLNNSSLFYINLFRNAMNDSFNTPLALSILSNLSKKIIMLYDMKKFEQAIFFSAKLCFLGKILGFFNLNQSSINNFNNLKDIKLYNKIKKIIQKRTDARKLRLWKKADLLRKKLLKLGIHVQDKKNKTLWYFKI, from the coding sequence ATGCTAAAAATTTTTAATACTTTAACTCGAAAAAAAGAAATTTTCAAATCTATTTGTCAAAAAAAAATTTCTATGTATATATGTGGCGTCACTGTATATAAAGATTGTCATATTGGACATGCTAGAACATTTATGTTTTTTGATGTAGTTAATCGTTATTTTATAAATTTAGGATATTCTGTAAAATATGTTAGAAACATTACAGATATAGATGATAAAATTATACAAAAAACATATTCAAATAAAAAAAATTTTATTTCTTTTACAAAAAATATTATTGATAGAATGCATATTGATTTAAAATCTTTAAATATTTTAAAACCTTCTTTTGAACCTTGTGTGACTTCACATATAACAGATATTATTGATTTCATTCATACATTGTTAATCAATAAACATGCTTATGTAGATCAAAATGGAGATATTTTATTTTCTATTAAAAGTTATAAAAAATATGGTCAATTACTAAATAAAAAAAATGACTTAAATATATTTAAAGATAATAAAAATATTTATAAAAATGATTTTGTTTTATGGAAAAAAAGTAAAAATAATGAAATATTTTGGAATTCACCTTGGGGCAATGGTAGACCAGGCTGGCATATTGAATGTTCAGCAATTAATAATGTGTATTTTAAAAATAAATTAGATATTCATGGAGGAGGAAATGATTTAATTTTTCCTCATCATGAAAATGAAAGAGCGCAGTCTGAATGTTTTTACAAAAAAAAATTTGTAAATTATTGGATGCATACAGGAATGGTTATTTTAAAAAATCAAAAAATGTCTAAGTCTATAGGAAATACTTTTTTAATTAAAGATTTGATTAATAAATTTAATCCCGATGTAATACGTTATTATTTTTTATCTACACAATATAAACATCCAATTTATTATAATATAAAAAATTTAATTGAAATTAATAAAATATTGAAAAAATGGTATTTTTGTATTGATTTATCTAATCATAAAAATTTTAATTTTTCTTTAAATAATTCTTCTTTATTTTATATTAATTTATTTAGAAATGCTATGAATGATAGTTTTAATACACCGTTAGCTCTTTCTATTTTATCTAATTTATCTAAAAAAATAATTATGTTATATGATATGAAAAAATTTGAACAAGCGATATTTTTTTCTGCTAAATTATGTTTTTTAGGAAAAATTCTAGGTTTTTTTAATTTGAATCAAAGTTCTATAAATAATTTTAATAATTTGAAAGATATAAAATTATATAACAAAATTAAAAAAATTATTCAAAAAAGAACCGATGCAAGAAAATTAAGATTATGGAAAAAAGCAGATTTGTTAAGAAAAAAATTATTAAAATTAGGAATACATGTACAAGATAAAAAAAATAAAACATTATGGTATTTTAAAATTTAA
- a CDS encoding ABC transporter transmembrane domain-containing protein, translating into MQLFKQLSWYFIQEWKRYLGSVLILMIIAFLQVMPPKIVGILVDLIVKRKMCFSESIKWIYFMIAIAIIVYILRYIWRILLFGASYKLAIKLRTIFYDSIIKQNSEFYLENRTGDLITRVSNDIERVIFAAGEGVLTLVDSSVMGISVLIVMCTQISYKLTFFALLPMPIMTIFIKKYGAELHKEFFKYQSSFSILNNKTQEILTSIRIVRAFGLEKSQLKDFLRLIKKSSKKNINVTKVDAKFDPVIYLSIAFSNLLAISFGSWLVWNNHITLGQLTSFIMYLGLMIWPMLALAWMFNIVERGSSAWNRIQKIINSPIKLKDGHINVLKKNKLLKISIKKFSYKKSHSLQLKNIYLKIKNGDILGICGPTGSGKSTLIQLIQREFDPTIGKILYDNIELYKIKLKTWRKKIAIVNQETFLFSDTIKKNISFGNKNLNFSQIKKYAKIVNMHKEILALKDGYNTLIGAEGILLSGGQKQRIALARALILNPEILILDDALSAIDGKTEYLILQNILKWKSPNTTIIMSSHKLSTLQKSDKIIVMKKGKIKHRGKHIELIKNKNWYSHSISNHKIINKDDKKIHKGNKNV; encoded by the coding sequence GTGCAACTATTTAAGCAATTAAGCTGGTACTTTATTCAAGAATGGAAAAGATATCTAGGATCTGTTTTAATATTAATGATAATTGCATTTCTGCAAGTCATGCCTCCAAAAATAGTTGGAATACTAGTAGATTTAATTGTAAAAAGAAAAATGTGTTTTTCTGAATCCATAAAATGGATTTATTTTATGATTGCAATTGCTATTATAGTATACATTCTTAGATACATATGGAGAATATTACTTTTTGGTGCTTCATATAAGTTAGCAATTAAATTAAGAACTATTTTTTATGACTCTATTATTAAACAAAATTCAGAATTCTATTTAGAAAATAGAACTGGTGATTTAATTACACGCGTAAGTAACGATATTGAAAGAGTTATATTTGCTGCAGGAGAAGGTGTTTTAACATTAGTTGATTCATCTGTTATGGGAATTTCTGTACTAATTGTAATGTGTACACAAATTAGTTATAAATTAACTTTTTTTGCATTACTTCCAATGCCTATTATGACTATTTTTATTAAAAAATACGGAGCAGAACTACATAAAGAGTTTTTTAAATATCAAAGTTCTTTTTCTATTTTAAATAATAAAACACAAGAAATTCTTACTAGCATTAGAATAGTTAGAGCATTTGGATTAGAAAAATCACAATTAAAAGATTTTTTAAGATTAATAAAAAAATCTAGTAAAAAAAATATTAATGTTACAAAAGTAGATGCTAAATTTGATCCAGTAATCTATTTATCTATTGCTTTTTCAAATCTATTAGCTATTTCTTTTGGAAGTTGGTTAGTATGGAATAATCATATTACTTTAGGTCAATTAACAAGTTTCATTATGTATCTAGGATTAATGATTTGGCCTATGCTAGCTTTAGCTTGGATGTTTAATATTGTAGAAAGAGGAAGCTCAGCGTGGAATAGAATACAAAAAATAATTAATTCTCCTATTAAATTAAAAGATGGTCATATAAATGTTTTAAAAAAAAATAAATTATTAAAAATTTCTATAAAAAAATTTTCTTATAAAAAAAGCCATAGTTTACAATTAAAAAACATATATCTAAAAATAAAAAACGGAGATATATTAGGAATTTGTGGACCAACAGGATCTGGAAAAAGTACGTTAATACAACTCATACAAAGAGAATTTGATCCTACTATTGGAAAAATTTTATATGATAATATTGAATTATATAAAATTAAATTAAAAACCTGGAGAAAAAAAATTGCAATAGTAAATCAAGAAACTTTTTTATTTTCTGATACTATTAAAAAAAATATTTCGTTTGGTAATAAAAACCTTAATTTTTCTCAAATTAAAAAATATGCAAAAATAGTAAATATGCATAAAGAAATATTAGCTTTAAAAGATGGTTATAATACTTTAATAGGAGCTGAAGGAATATTATTATCCGGAGGACAAAAACAAAGAATTGCTCTTGCACGTGCTTTAATTTTAAATCCAGAAATATTAATTTTAGATGATGCTTTATCTGCAATAGATGGAAAAACAGAATATTTAATTTTACAAAATATTTTAAAATGGAAAAGTCCAAATACTACTATCATTATGAGTTCACATAAATTATCTACATTACAAAAATCAGATAAAATTATAGTTATGAAAAAAGGAAAAATTAAACATCGAGGAAAACATATAGAATTAATTAAAAATAAAAATTGGTATAGTCATTCAATCTCTAATCACAAAATTATTAATAAAGATGATAAAAAAATCCATAAAGGGAATAAGAATGTGTAA